TTAAATTCAAGTGATATCATAGCTTCTACAGGCCTTTCCATTTGCTGCTATGGCAGGAAGTAAGCGATTGGCTCATCTCTCCAAGATATATTTCCTGTTAAGTGAACATATGTGGATTATGTACTCCTACTTTTGGAGTAATCTATCATCGACTGTTGCCAATTTTTCAGTCAGGCAGTCTAACTGATGAATTATCAGAAAACTTtgtgatatgtcagctttttCTATATCTGCATGCTATGCTTTGTAACAGATATGCCCACATACTCATCTGTCCTGATATTACATTTTCAACTGTTGTGTATATATATTCCCAGGTGGAGGAGCGTGTTGCCCAAGCAAGGAAGGCGCAGAAAATATGGGCAAAAAGCAGCTTTAAGCAAAGACGTCAGTTCCTACGGATACTCTTGAAGTATATTATCGATCACCAACAGCTTATCTGCGAGTAAGGGCGAGAGCTTACCTATAGGACAGGAAGTCATTCCGTGAAAGTGCATTCATCTGTATTGATTCAGGCTGCAAGTTAGAATTTTAGATGGTGTCATCCTGATAAATCGCAGAATTTTCAAGTTTCGGTTTGAGGTTTATGCTTCAAATGTGTGCATTGAGAAGAATAGAACCCCAAACAACCGTCTATTGCTTATTCAAAGACATGACTCCAAAGCATCCCTCATTCAAAGCATTAGGTTAGGAATACTACGCGTTACATCTGCATCCAGATGATCCATTTGTGCAATACATTCTGTAGGTTATTTGGAGGGGTCCATATGGTTCTCTGTGACTCTGTTCGTTTTGTGcccaaattttatttcttgggcatgttcatattttaaatactttttataGGATTTCATCACGTGACACTGGAAAGACAATGGTTGATGCTTCATTGGGAGAAATAATGACAACCTGTGAGAAGATCACTTGGCTTCTTTCAGAAGGTGAGCAGTGGCTAAAGCCTGAGTACAGGTAAATACACAAAATTTATCTTGTGTAAACCTTCTGTGAACTCACTTGGTTTTACAGTGAGCTTCATGTCTCTCTTGTGTAGTGGCAGAACTAAAGTAATTTATTTGACAGCTTTGGCACATCTCCCTGCTTTCTGAAACTAATGAAAATGGTCTGTAGTAGTGTGGTTTTAGTTCCACTGTGATAATCCTCAATTTTATCAAGATCGTGACATCTTTGAAGTTAAATAACAATATCAGTTCAAAGAACAAATACATGGTTCTGATCTTCTGTAGATCCGTTGCCAACTTATAAAGCATGTGCTGCAGATAATCTGATCGATCACAATTTTCATAGATCCTCAGGTAGATCCATGATTCACAAAAGATCCAAAGTGGAATTCTATCCCCTTGGTGTTCTAGGAGCAATTGTCTCGTGGAACTATCCTTTCCATAACATCTTCAATCCAATGCTGGCTGCAGTATTTTCAGGAAACAGTATTGTAATCAAGGTGATTTATATTGGAGAACAGCGTTTCAGTTTTTTTGCTGCATACAATGGCTTGTGTAGTTGCTATAATGATTATGAATGCATCACTTTTAGACTTTGGCTGTCGGATTGAAAGCAACGTGCTTTAATATGTAGGTTTCAGAACATGCTAGTTGGTCTGGATGTTTCTACTTCCGGATAATTCAAGCAGCCCTTACTGCTGTTGGAGCTCCTGAAAACCTGGTCGATGTAATAACAGGGTATAAATTTCGTTGTGTCAtacattcattttcttcctctggCATAGCATACTTAACCTCATTCAGATCTTTGCAACAGGTTTGCTGAAACAGGAGAAGCATTGGTATCTACAGttgacaaaattatttttgttggatCGCCAGGTGTCGGGAAGATGGTGTGAACTCTCTCAAATAGAGTGCATCCTTGCAACAGTCTTAGTACTTGTGCACTTAATTCATGGCCTGTTGGCATCTCCATGTCTATTGTTCCTTTCGCACTAGCAAAATTTATTCATCTATTCTTTCCCAAAGAGTGAACTCCATTATACAAAGGtataatgtaaatatttttgttgatacTTCAGTGACCTAGACGTGTGGATTATATCTGCAGATCATGAGCAAAGCCTCTGAAACCCTGATACCAGTAACACTTGAGCTTGGTGGGAAGGATGCGTTCATTGTCTGTGAAGATGTTGATGTTTCTCATGTATGAATATGCTTGactttgactctttttttcttttagattgGTAGGTCTTTGCATTGTTCGCCCAGTGGTTTTGACATTATATGCCCTGCTGCTTAGGCTAACAGTAAAGTCTATTTCCTATATAGGTTGCACAAGTAGCTGTCAGGGCTGCTCTCCAATCAAGTGGACAGAACTGTGCTGGAGCTGAGAGATTCTATGTTCACAAGGACATCTATTCGTCATTTGTCACTCAAGTATCGAAAATTGTAAAATCAGTTACAGCTGTAAGTAGGCTGACATGATTTTTGGTGGATATTTGTCTACGGCTTTGAGCAAAGTCTTTATTGGGGGATATGGGTTCACTTGCGTTGCTAGATTCTTGCAATATCATGGTTGTCAGTTGTATCGTGCATCTCTTTTTCACATATGCTTCCTTACTGCATTTCATTAGCACCTTTAATCTTATCTTTAAACGCTTGGGATGAAATTTAAACCAATAATCATTACTCAACTGATAGTGCGAGTCCATTTATATAATGAAGGCACGTGGATTGTTTGGTACAGAAAACGAACTTTCTATTGCTCGGTGATAAAATGTTGTCAGTCCTGCTTTTATTTCTTATCATGTGAAAGCTCGTCATATATGGTTTTCGTAGACACATTTCTCTTGCTAAAAGCATGTAAACTGGTGAAATAATTCTttgaaagggggaaaaaaggtaCTGAACTTTCTCTTTGCAGGGCCCACCACTTGCTGGAAAGTATGATATGGGAGCCATCTGTGTGCAAGAGCATTCTGAAAGGCTTCAAAACCTTCTAAATGATGCATTAGACAAAGGAGCAAATATAGTCATTCGTGGAAGTTTTGGCAACTTAGGTGAAGATGCAGTTGACCAATTTTTCCCACCCACGGTGATTGAAAATGTAAACCACACTATGAAGTTAATGCAGGAAGAGGTAATTATTGGCAGTCATTGCTCTTGCTCCATGGCATTACATATGCACGTGTTGGTGATTGCCATTTGGCTTGGTAATTGCATCAGAAATATTGCTTCTATTTTTAAGTCGTCATTTATTTAGCTTGAGCAGAGGGATATGTGGATGCTTTCACGCTCATAATTGGTGAACTTCCCTCAAATCATGACAATACCGGACCTGTAATTACAAAGTTCAGTGGAATGATTAACaaagtgcatttttttttcactgccAGCATCAAAGTTGCGCAGACCCCTATACTTTGAGAATTGGCAGAAAGATGCAactaatttatatacatagcaAAGTTCTTCACTATTTTGTTTTCCATGTTCTGATATTGTCCGTGCTTTACGTGGGAAAGTGCTTGCTAAGTCATGTGAGTTTGGCTGCACAGGCTTTTGGACCAATCATTCCAATAATGAAGTTCAGTACTGATGAAGAGGCTGTACAGCTTGCCAATGACTCTAACTATGGACTGGGTTGTGCTGTTTTTTCTGGAAGTCAGAAACGGGCTAAACAAATAGCCTCTCAGATACATTGTGGAGTTGCTGCTGTCAATGACTTTGCGTCAAATTACATGTGCCAGGTGATACCTtgacctgatttttttttttttttttttgagtggtACCTTGATTATAGGGCTCGAACTGATGACGCACTTATTCGTTCTATGGCTGAAGTCGCTCATTAAACATTATACGTGATGATATCCAGTTGGCAGCTCTTTTACTGATGGAATAACATGGTACATGAATTACCTTTCCTTTTAAGAGGATGGGATAATAAGGGACACCTGCTGATCCTATTGGGCATGGGCTTTGTTATCTCTACCTTCAAGTGCAGCATGCAAAAGGGTGGCgctatttatctatttatgttTGTCCATGAAAGGGTGGGTATGGAAAAGCTACAAACACTGCAGCCTTTCTTAGGACACAATTGCTCACATAGTAGGTTAGCATCCTCAAGGGAGTTGTCATGACCTGGCCCCAGTTTCACTTATCAACAGGGGACTAAACATGGTTTACACAGATATAGTTGCTACCAATGATTTAACGATAGCCACCTGTGTGTGGGCGTTCTAGTTGTAGACAAAAACAAACAGCTTTTCAACAGGTTATTTATATCTTGTTCAGGCATGTTAAGTGAAAGTCGTTTTGAATTTTCAGTCTTTGCCATTTGGCGGTGTGAAGCACAGTGGATTTGGAAGGTTTGCTGGTGTTGAAGGATTGCGGGCTTGTTGTCTTGTGAAGTCGGTTGTGGAAGACAGGTGGTGGCCATTTATCAAGACGAAAATACCAAAGCCAATCCAGGTAAAAGAGGAACTCCATGTCCAGATGATACTGAGTCTGCTTTAGTTAATCCACTTGCTTGACCGTGCTTTCTGCCTACTACAGTATCCTGTCGCGGAGAATGGCTTCGAGTTTCAGGAGTCCCTTGTGGAGGCGCTCTATGGTCTGAACATATGGGATCGTCTGAGAGCACTGGTCAACGTCCTGAAGTTCCTCTCAGATCAACACCCTTCTGGTATTAAGAGAAGCGACTGAACAATGTgcagacaaaaggaaaaaaagaaagaaaaaaggacgcTCTGCAGAAACTTTGGCAAGACAAGTGGGCAGCAAGATAGGTGATTTGGCCCACGGAAGGAAAGATCAGATTTTGACGACTTCACTTCGCTCTATCCTCTCTCTGGTGCATTTTAAAGTAGGTGCGGGGCTCTTTCCTTGTTTCTCAAAGATGGCATGGCCACAACCACAGAGAACAATGGACCGTTTCGTTTCCTTTGGGCGGTGCTAACTTTGAGATCAAAGCCTTGAGTTGGTGGATGTAGATGTGTActcaaaagggaaagaagagtTTTTAACTCACCGATCGGACCACTTTTTTGTTGTGATGATAATCTTGGTTAAGATGTTTCGCATGTCTGCTTAGAGCGTCCTGGATAGACATAAATTGAGCCCCCGGCGCTGGGTTCCACAACCAGCTGTGTGGACCCAAG
This region of Eucalyptus grandis isolate ANBG69807.140 chromosome 8, ASM1654582v1, whole genome shotgun sequence genomic DNA includes:
- the LOC104415232 gene encoding aldehyde dehydrogenase 22A1 isoform X2 — encoded protein: MAFWWPLLVLALAYALCRFLLMLIPPNVPSIEVDTSDVVDDGGQARDNSFIYIPPRGRTQQADRKVQCYEPATMKYLGYFPALTTAEVEERVAQARKAQKIWAKSSFKQRRQFLRILLKYIIDHQQLICEISSRDTGKTMVDASLGEIMTTCEKITWLLSEDNLIDHNFHRSSGRSMIHKRSKVEFYPLGVLGAIVSWNYPFHNIFNPMLAAVFSGNSIVIKVSEHASWSGCFYFRIIQAALTAVGAPENLVDVITGFAETGEALVSTVDKIIFVGSPGVGKMIMSKASETLIPVTLELGGKDAFIVCEDVDVSHVAQVAVRAALQSSGQNCAGAERFYVHKDIYSSFVTQVSKIVKSVTAGPPLAGKYDMGAICVQEHSERLQNLLNDALDKGANIVIRGSFGNLGEDAVDQFFPPTVIENVNHTMKLMQEEAFGPIIPIMKFSTDEEAVQLANDSNYGLGCAVFSGSQKRAKQIASQIHCGVAAVNDFASNYMCQSLPFGGVKHSGFGRFAGVEGLRACCLVKSVVEDRWWPFIKTKIPKPIQYPVAENGFEFQESLVEALYGLNIWDRLRALVNVLKFLSDQHPSGIKRSD
- the LOC104415232 gene encoding aldehyde dehydrogenase 22A1 isoform X1 — protein: MAFWWPLLVLALAYALCRFLLMLIPPNVPSIEVDTSDVVDDGGQARDNSFIYIPPRGRTQQADRKVQCYEPATMKYLGYFPALTTAEVEERVAQARKAQKIWAKSSFKQRRQFLRILLKYIIDHQQLICEISSRDTGKTMVDASLGEIMTTCEKITWLLSEGEQWLKPEYRSSGRSMIHKRSKVEFYPLGVLGAIVSWNYPFHNIFNPMLAAVFSGNSIVIKVSEHASWSGCFYFRIIQAALTAVGAPENLVDVITGFAETGEALVSTVDKIIFVGSPGVGKMIMSKASETLIPVTLELGGKDAFIVCEDVDVSHVAQVAVRAALQSSGQNCAGAERFYVHKDIYSSFVTQVSKIVKSVTAGPPLAGKYDMGAICVQEHSERLQNLLNDALDKGANIVIRGSFGNLGEDAVDQFFPPTVIENVNHTMKLMQEEAFGPIIPIMKFSTDEEAVQLANDSNYGLGCAVFSGSQKRAKQIASQIHCGVAAVNDFASNYMCQSLPFGGVKHSGFGRFAGVEGLRACCLVKSVVEDRWWPFIKTKIPKPIQYPVAENGFEFQESLVEALYGLNIWDRLRALVNVLKFLSDQHPSGIKRSD